One part of the Rhodococcus oxybenzonivorans genome encodes these proteins:
- a CDS encoding YlxR family protein, which produces MVQHELSDFTRASAGSPVRTCIGCRERALALDLLRVVVSESGPQGHILVPDPRRRLPGRGAWLHLDQACLSLAERRRAFGRALRVTGSVDTSEIEHWVRAERTRRAVPLEQNRHKHS; this is translated from the coding sequence ATGGTTCAGCATGAGCTCTCGGATTTCACGCGCGCCAGTGCCGGTTCGCCGGTACGGACATGCATTGGATGTCGAGAGCGCGCGCTGGCTCTCGATCTGCTCAGGGTCGTGGTAAGTGAGAGTGGGCCGCAAGGCCATATACTCGTTCCCGACCCACGACGTAGGCTTCCCGGGCGAGGTGCGTGGCTGCACCTCGATCAGGCTTGCCTGAGTCTCGCGGAGCGACGCCGAGCCTTCGGCAGAGCGCTGCGAGTCACCGGAAGTGTGGATACGTCAGAGATCGAACATTGGGTACGAGCAGAACGCACACGCAGAGCAGTACCTCTCGAACAGAACAGGCACAAGCACTCATGA
- the nusA gene encoding transcription termination factor NusA translates to MNIDIAALRAIEADKGISIETVISTIQTALLTAYRHTEGHKNHARIDVDTKSGIVRVMAHDVDADGNMVGEEWDDTPEGFGRIAATTARQVILQRLRDAEHERSFGEYSTHEGEIVGGVIQRDTRANSRGMVVVRIGSEANGAEGLIPPAEQVPGETYEHGERLKCYVVGVSRGQRGPQITLSRTHPNLVRKLFALEVPEIADGSVEIIAVAREAGHRSKIAVASRVSGLNAKGACIGPMGQRVRNVMSELAGEKIDIIDFDEDPARFVGNALSPSKVVSVTVVDPDARAARVVVPDFQLSLAIGKEGQNARLAARLTGWRIDIRSDAAPTPESADGPAATTR, encoded by the coding sequence GTGAATATCGACATTGCGGCGTTGCGCGCCATCGAGGCTGACAAAGGTATTTCGATCGAAACCGTCATCTCGACGATCCAGACGGCGCTGCTGACGGCCTATCGGCACACCGAGGGCCACAAGAATCATGCGCGGATCGACGTCGATACGAAAAGCGGCATCGTGCGCGTGATGGCGCACGACGTCGACGCGGACGGCAACATGGTCGGCGAGGAGTGGGACGACACCCCGGAGGGCTTCGGCCGCATCGCGGCGACCACCGCGCGTCAGGTCATCCTCCAGCGCCTGCGCGACGCCGAGCACGAGCGGAGCTTCGGTGAGTACTCCACCCACGAGGGTGAGATCGTCGGCGGTGTCATCCAGCGCGACACGCGGGCGAATTCCCGAGGCATGGTCGTCGTGCGGATCGGCAGCGAGGCCAACGGTGCCGAGGGGCTGATACCGCCCGCCGAGCAGGTTCCCGGCGAGACCTACGAGCACGGCGAGCGTCTCAAGTGCTACGTCGTGGGGGTGTCGCGGGGGCAGCGCGGACCACAGATCACCCTGTCCCGGACACATCCGAATCTCGTCCGGAAGTTGTTCGCGCTCGAGGTTCCGGAGATCGCGGACGGGTCGGTGGAGATCATCGCCGTGGCGCGGGAAGCGGGCCACCGGTCGAAGATCGCCGTCGCGTCGCGCGTCTCGGGACTCAACGCGAAGGGTGCGTGCATCGGCCCGATGGGCCAGCGCGTGCGGAACGTGATGAGTGAACTCGCCGGCGAGAAGATCGACATCATCGACTTTGACGAGGATCCCGCCCGGTTCGTCGGCAACGCGTTGTCGCCGTCGAAGGTGGTGTCCGTCACAGTGGTGGATCCGGATGCGCGCGCGGCGCGAGTCGTCGTCCCCGACTTCCAGCTGTCCCTCGCGATCGGCAAGGAAGGGCAGAATGCCCGTCTGGCTGCGCGCCTGACCGGTTGGCGGATCGACATCCGCAGCGATGCGGCGCCCACCCCGGAGTCGGCCGACGGACCCGCCGCGACCACTCGTTGA
- the rimP gene encoding ribosome maturation factor RimP — MPVPSKERVTELISDLVHSQGYDLEDVAVNLAGKHSAVRIMVDSDAGLELDAVARLSHTISEVFDSVPDFGETPYTLEVTSPGIDRPLTHERHWRRARGRKVRIDLPNETVVGRIGRWDDDAVEVVIGSRSGPEVRRVPVSDIEKAIVQVEFSKPDPRELELAGGIPEGRVSPSDSDISEEEEVVEELDK; from the coding sequence ATGCCGGTTCCATCCAAGGAGAGGGTGACGGAGCTCATCTCCGACCTGGTGCACAGCCAGGGTTACGACTTGGAGGACGTTGCCGTCAACCTTGCGGGCAAGCACAGCGCGGTCCGGATCATGGTGGACAGCGACGCCGGGCTCGAGCTCGATGCCGTGGCGCGCCTGAGTCACACGATCTCGGAGGTCTTCGACTCGGTTCCCGACTTCGGGGAGACTCCGTACACGCTCGAGGTCACCTCTCCCGGTATCGACCGGCCGCTCACACACGAGCGGCACTGGCGCCGGGCCCGCGGCCGGAAGGTGCGCATCGACCTTCCGAACGAGACCGTCGTGGGCCGGATCGGTCGGTGGGACGACGACGCAGTCGAGGTGGTGATCGGGTCGCGGTCCGGGCCGGAGGTTCGCCGAGTACCCGTGTCGGACATCGAGAAAGCCATTGTGCAGGTGGAGTTTTCGAAGCCCGATCCGCGAGAGTTGGAGCTCGCAGGTGGAATACCCGAGGGTCGGGTGTCGCCGTCCGACTCCGATATATCGGAAGAGGAAGAAGTAGTAGAGGAGTTGGACAAGTGA
- a CDS encoding ferritin-like domain-containing protein gives MTAPTESEGRSLADALAAEHAAVFAYGVVAAFSNPVRADQVAAGAAGHRARRDALVDTLTAAELTAPAAEAGYTLPFPVTDPVSAAQLAARVEADTAIAWRAVVEHGETEDTRSLGVAGLTESAIREAGWRLALGTDPTTAVFPGQP, from the coding sequence GTGACCGCTCCTACCGAGTCCGAGGGGCGGAGTCTCGCCGACGCACTCGCCGCCGAGCATGCCGCAGTATTCGCCTACGGGGTGGTTGCTGCATTCTCCAATCCGGTTCGTGCGGATCAGGTGGCTGCCGGCGCCGCTGGCCACCGTGCACGCCGCGACGCCCTGGTCGACACGTTGACGGCCGCAGAGTTGACGGCCCCGGCCGCCGAGGCGGGTTACACCCTGCCGTTCCCGGTCACCGACCCTGTCTCGGCGGCCCAGCTCGCCGCACGAGTAGAGGCCGATACCGCCATCGCCTGGCGCGCTGTCGTCGAGCACGGCGAGACGGAGGACACGCGGTCGCTGGGTGTCGCCGGGCTGACGGAGTCGGCGATCCGGGAAGCGGGCTGGCGTCTCGCGCTCGGAACAGACCCCACGACAGCGGTCTTCCCCGGCCAACCGTAA
- a CDS encoding nuclear transport factor 2 family protein encodes MDDRSMERRLDDLERVEAIKALKYRYWRACDGKDPDAFRACFVSSGASIDFGVLGRFDDADRITQVFTDIALREVDGRPVILDMHHGFHPHIELHGETEASGAWTLAFRQIDLLHGTETVSSGEYDDDYRVENGEWRMSRCHYSVRWSITRPLTSDTVVVQ; translated from the coding sequence GTGGACGATCGCTCGATGGAACGGCGTCTGGACGATCTCGAGAGGGTCGAGGCCATCAAGGCGCTGAAGTACCGGTACTGGCGCGCCTGTGACGGAAAGGACCCGGACGCGTTCCGGGCCTGCTTCGTCTCGTCGGGCGCGTCGATCGACTTCGGCGTCCTCGGCCGGTTCGACGACGCTGACCGCATCACCCAGGTGTTCACGGACATTGCACTACGGGAAGTGGACGGTCGGCCGGTCATCCTCGACATGCATCACGGCTTTCATCCCCACATCGAGTTGCACGGCGAGACCGAGGCGTCCGGCGCGTGGACGCTGGCCTTCCGTCAGATCGATCTGCTCCACGGTACGGAGACGGTGTCCTCCGGCGAGTACGACGACGACTATCGGGTCGAGAACGGTGAATGGCGAATGTCGCGGTGCCACTACAGCGTGAGATGGTCGATAACCCGTCCGCTCACTTCGGACACGGTGGTGGTGCAGTGA
- a CDS encoding SDR family NAD(P)-dependent oxidoreductase has protein sequence MTARVALVTGASRGVGKGVATALGAAGWTVYLTGRGPAPEGSPLVAAAETVSDSGGTGVAVACDHRNDADVRTLFRRIADEQGGRLDLLVNNVWASPRGFGGFSTPFWERPLDDWDSLIGVGLRAHYVASVEAARLMVPRRRGLIANISSFGTRSHLHSVLYGMSKAGLDKMASDMAVELAPHDVRTVSLWPGIVRTEMILASGVDSIAGFPVADAESPQFVGQVICGLVDDPSLPDRSGHTFVTAELAREYGITDTNGRTPPSHRAAFGGGPVF, from the coding sequence GTGACCGCCCGCGTTGCCTTGGTCACCGGTGCGAGCCGCGGCGTCGGCAAGGGTGTAGCCACGGCTCTGGGCGCGGCGGGATGGACGGTGTACCTGACCGGCCGGGGCCCCGCACCGGAAGGCAGCCCACTGGTTGCCGCTGCCGAGACGGTCTCCGACTCCGGCGGCACCGGAGTCGCCGTTGCGTGCGATCACCGGAACGACGCCGACGTGCGGACCCTGTTCCGGCGCATCGCCGACGAGCAGGGTGGCCGGCTCGACCTGCTGGTCAACAACGTGTGGGCGAGTCCGCGAGGGTTCGGGGGATTCAGCACTCCCTTCTGGGAGCGTCCGCTCGACGACTGGGACTCCCTCATCGGCGTCGGATTGCGGGCCCACTACGTTGCGTCCGTGGAGGCTGCCCGGCTGATGGTTCCCCGGCGCCGCGGCCTGATCGCCAACATCTCGTCGTTCGGCACCCGGAGCCACCTTCATTCCGTCCTCTACGGCATGTCGAAGGCGGGGCTGGACAAGATGGCCAGTGACATGGCCGTCGAGCTGGCGCCGCACGACGTGCGGACGGTGTCCCTGTGGCCGGGGATCGTCCGGACGGAGATGATCCTCGCCAGCGGTGTCGACAGCATCGCGGGATTTCCTGTCGCGGACGCCGAGTCACCGCAGTTCGTCGGTCAGGTGATCTGCGGGCTCGTCGACGATCCGTCCCTTCCCGACCGCAGCGGTCACACCTTCGTGACCGCGGAACTCGCGCGCGAGTACGGAATCACCGACACGAACGGCCGCACCCCGCCGTCCCACCGGGCGGCGTTCGGCGGCGGGCCCGTCTTCTGA
- a CDS encoding FHA domain-containing protein yields MDRDTESRLSYSDREGHHHTVDLSLESPRVTIGRSPGSDLPLTEDDEVSRLHAVVECVGSHWTILDDGLSRNGTFVNGERLAGRRRLRQGDSIRIGATRIRYQEFGGGPDEATQMGTDMPDVRSLTETQRGVLTALCRPYKHGAAFANPASNQQIAEELFLSVDAIKTHLRTLFAKFGVGDLPQNQKRVRLAERAMRSGIINERDL; encoded by the coding sequence GTGGACCGAGACACTGAATCTCGTCTGAGCTATTCCGATCGGGAAGGTCACCACCACACCGTGGACCTCTCCCTCGAATCGCCGCGCGTCACCATCGGACGATCGCCGGGTTCCGACCTCCCCCTCACCGAAGACGATGAGGTGTCACGACTCCACGCCGTGGTCGAATGCGTGGGCTCGCACTGGACCATTCTCGACGACGGACTGTCCCGTAACGGCACCTTCGTCAACGGCGAACGCCTCGCCGGACGGCGGCGACTACGGCAGGGCGACAGCATCCGCATCGGTGCCACCCGCATCCGCTATCAAGAGTTCGGCGGCGGACCCGACGAGGCAACCCAAATGGGCACCGACATGCCCGATGTCCGGTCTCTCACGGAGACGCAGCGCGGCGTGCTCACGGCGTTGTGCCGGCCCTACAAGCACGGTGCCGCCTTCGCGAATCCGGCGTCGAATCAACAGATTGCCGAGGAGCTCTTCTTGAGCGTCGATGCGATCAAGACGCACTTGAGGACGTTGTTCGCAAAGTTCGGGGTCGGGGATCTGCCGCAGAATCAGAAGCGCGTTCGCCTGGCGGAGCGGGCGATGCGCAGCGGCATCATCAACGAACGCGATCTCTGA
- a CDS encoding alpha/beta fold hydrolase: MSNTPVSSEHDGRRLTVRTEDGIPLAVREFGSPDAPTTVVFVHGHCLRTESWWALRKQLVRFWRNEVRMVFYDHRGHGESGEAPASTYTIDQLGRDLGSVLNAVAPRGPIVLVGHSMGGMTALSYARQNPHTIGSRIVGMALISTAAYDLAEAGLARHLRSPAVSLLRSAVRRAPRVVHGSKKLGRTVGTALAKAAEARNRPVDPRLAALVAAMVNTTSVVTMSSFLESLLGFDERASLAALAHIPSLVLCGSVDMLTPFQHSAAMASLLPASQLVSVDGAGHSVILERAADVAAAIIGLVERIAHTAPAASGRELMAVG, encoded by the coding sequence ATGTCGAACACCCCGGTTTCATCCGAGCACGATGGTCGCCGGCTCACGGTCCGGACCGAAGACGGGATTCCTCTTGCGGTGCGAGAGTTCGGGTCACCCGATGCGCCGACCACGGTGGTGTTCGTCCACGGGCATTGCCTCCGCACCGAATCCTGGTGGGCGCTGCGCAAGCAGTTGGTCCGCTTCTGGCGCAACGAGGTGCGCATGGTCTTCTACGATCATCGCGGGCACGGCGAGTCCGGAGAAGCCCCTGCGTCGACGTATACCATCGACCAACTCGGTCGCGATCTCGGTTCGGTGCTGAACGCGGTGGCGCCCCGGGGTCCGATCGTTCTCGTCGGACACTCGATGGGCGGAATGACCGCGTTGTCGTATGCGCGGCAGAATCCGCACACGATCGGTTCGCGGATCGTCGGGATGGCCCTGATATCGACCGCCGCATACGATCTCGCCGAGGCGGGCCTCGCCCGCCATCTGCGCAGTCCGGCAGTGTCGTTGCTTCGCAGCGCTGTCCGGCGGGCGCCGCGGGTCGTGCACGGATCGAAAAAGCTCGGCCGGACAGTCGGCACTGCACTGGCGAAAGCGGCGGAGGCACGTAACCGGCCCGTCGACCCGCGGCTCGCCGCTCTGGTGGCCGCCATGGTCAACACGACCTCCGTGGTGACGATGTCCAGCTTCCTCGAATCGCTGCTCGGCTTCGACGAGCGTGCCTCCCTCGCGGCTCTCGCGCATATCCCGTCGTTGGTCCTCTGCGGCTCGGTGGACATGCTCACACCGTTCCAGCACTCTGCTGCCATGGCGTCGCTGCTGCCCGCATCGCAATTGGTCAGTGTCGACGGGGCGGGACACTCCGTCATTCTCGAACGTGCGGCCGATGTGGCAGCCGCGATCATCGGGCTGGTCGAGCGGATTGCGCACACCGCGCCCGCCGCCTCCGGCCGTGAACTGATGGCGGTCGGCTGA
- a CDS encoding Hsp20/alpha crystallin family protein, giving the protein MLRFDPFSDLESMTKSMLGSPVGSARVPRFMPMDLYKVDDHYVLHADLPGVDPGSVDVSVDNGTLTLTAHRSAQSEENVQWIASERFTGTFRRQLSLGEGIDSEKISASYENGVLSVTIPVAERAKPRRIEVSSLGAGEHRTIEAGPAGGDSS; this is encoded by the coding sequence GTGCTTCGCTTCGACCCCTTCAGTGATCTCGAATCCATGACGAAGAGCATGCTCGGCTCTCCGGTCGGTTCCGCCCGGGTGCCGCGATTCATGCCGATGGATCTGTACAAGGTCGACGACCACTATGTTCTGCACGCCGACCTGCCCGGTGTCGATCCGGGATCGGTCGACGTCAGTGTCGACAACGGGACGCTCACGCTGACGGCTCATCGGAGCGCTCAATCCGAGGAGAACGTGCAGTGGATCGCCTCGGAACGGTTCACCGGTACATTCCGGAGGCAGCTTTCGCTCGGCGAAGGTATCGACTCCGAAAAGATTTCGGCGTCGTACGAGAACGGGGTGCTGAGTGTGACCATCCCGGTCGCCGAACGGGCGAAGCCGCGCCGGATCGAAGTATCCAGCCTCGGTGCCGGTGAGCATCGGACGATCGAAGCCGGTCCCGCGGGTGGTGACTCGAGCTGA
- a CDS encoding acyl-CoA dehydrogenase family protein: MTNSLLFEPTSYDPEHFDPETRRQLRSLIDWFEARGKKRLLEDDLGAVWPAEFLEFVKREKLFATFLTPAELADGNPDKRWDAARNAALSEIFGFYGLAYWYAWQVTVLGLGPIWMSANRAAKERAARLLDEGGVLGFGLSEKAHGADVYSTDMLLTPSPDRDLAFTATGDKYYIGNGNVAGMVSVFGRRTDVEGSDGYVFFVADSRHPAYHLAGNVVHGQMYVSTFRLEEYPVREEDILHTGVAAFEAALNTVNVGKFNLCTGSIGISEHAFYESITHAHNRVLYGNPVTDFPHVRGNFVDAYSRLIAMKLFSARAVDYFRSASLDDRRYLLFNPMTKAKVTSEGEKVIALLHDVIAAKGYEKNTYFREAAQLIGTLPKLEGTVHVNVGLILKFMPSYLLNPAEYPEIGTRLDAVDDTFFWAQGPTRGAGKIRFHDWTKAYEAHSDIPNVARFYEQATALRELLTTAPPDAAQQKDLDFLLDLGHLFSLVVYGQLILEQADILHLDRELIDQIFHFQIRDFSGYAVALHGKSSATEGQQKWALGAIRRPVVDAERFSRVWTQVESYDGAYEMSP, translated from the coding sequence GTGACGAACTCCCTGCTGTTCGAGCCGACTTCCTACGACCCCGAGCATTTCGACCCCGAGACGCGACGGCAACTGCGGTCGCTGATCGACTGGTTCGAAGCGCGGGGCAAGAAGAGGCTGCTCGAGGACGATCTCGGGGCGGTATGGCCGGCCGAATTCCTCGAGTTCGTGAAACGGGAGAAGCTGTTCGCGACCTTTCTGACTCCTGCCGAACTCGCGGACGGCAACCCGGACAAGCGCTGGGACGCCGCGCGCAACGCCGCGCTGAGCGAAATCTTCGGGTTCTACGGGCTGGCGTACTGGTACGCGTGGCAGGTGACAGTACTGGGGCTCGGTCCGATCTGGATGAGTGCGAACCGGGCGGCGAAGGAACGCGCCGCCCGACTCCTCGACGAGGGCGGGGTGCTGGGTTTCGGTCTGTCGGAGAAGGCACACGGCGCCGACGTCTACTCGACGGACATGCTTCTCACACCCTCTCCGGACCGGGACCTCGCCTTTACCGCGACCGGCGACAAGTACTACATCGGCAACGGCAACGTCGCCGGCATGGTGTCGGTGTTCGGGCGCCGCACCGACGTCGAGGGCAGCGACGGGTACGTCTTCTTCGTCGCCGACAGCAGGCATCCCGCCTACCACCTCGCGGGCAACGTGGTGCACGGGCAGATGTACGTCAGCACCTTCCGGCTCGAGGAGTATCCGGTGCGCGAGGAAGACATCCTGCACACCGGCGTGGCTGCGTTCGAGGCGGCGCTGAACACCGTCAATGTCGGGAAGTTCAATCTGTGCACCGGGTCGATCGGAATCTCCGAGCACGCGTTCTACGAGTCGATCACCCATGCCCACAACAGGGTCCTGTACGGCAACCCGGTCACCGACTTTCCGCATGTGCGCGGGAACTTCGTCGACGCCTACAGCCGGTTGATCGCGATGAAGCTGTTCAGTGCCCGCGCAGTCGACTATTTCCGCAGCGCGAGTCTCGACGATCGCCGGTACCTGCTGTTCAACCCGATGACGAAGGCCAAGGTCACCTCCGAAGGGGAGAAGGTGATCGCGCTACTGCACGACGTGATCGCGGCGAAAGGGTACGAGAAGAACACCTACTTCCGGGAGGCGGCTCAGCTGATCGGCACACTGCCGAAGCTCGAGGGCACCGTGCACGTCAACGTCGGACTCATTCTGAAGTTCATGCCGAGCTACCTGCTCAACCCCGCGGAGTACCCGGAGATCGGCACCCGGCTCGACGCCGTCGACGACACCTTCTTCTGGGCTCAGGGCCCGACCCGCGGCGCGGGCAAGATCCGGTTCCACGATTGGACGAAGGCATACGAGGCGCACTCGGACATTCCCAACGTTGCCCGGTTCTACGAGCAGGCAACGGCGTTGCGGGAACTGCTCACCACCGCTCCGCCCGATGCGGCGCAGCAGAAGGATCTCGATTTCCTCCTCGACCTCGGTCACCTGTTCTCGCTCGTCGTCTACGGGCAGCTGATCCTCGAGCAGGCGGACATCCTTCACCTGGATCGCGAACTGATCGACCAGATCTTCCATTTCCAGATTCGGGACTTCTCCGGCTACGCCGTTGCGCTGCACGGAAAGTCGTCCGCGACCGAAGGGCAGCAGAAGTGGGCGCTCGGTGCGATCCGGCGTCCGGTCGTGGACGCGGAGCGATTCTCGCGAGTGTGGACGCAGGTGGAGAGTTACGACGGCGCCTACGAGATGAGCCCGTAG
- a CDS encoding proline--tRNA ligase has protein sequence MITRLSHLFLRTLRDDPADAEVPSHKLLVRAGYVRRIAPGVYSWLPLGLRVLREVERVVREEMNAIGGQEISLPALLPREPYEASNRWTEYGDGLFRLKDRKGGDYLLGPTHEELFALTVKGEYNSYKDFPVTLYQVQTKYRDEERPRAGILRGREFIMKDSYSFDLTDDGLIASYQAHRDAYEKIFTRLGVKYVIVSATSGAMGGSASEEFLAESEIGEDTYVRCLESGYAANVEAVETLAPEPIPFDGLPPAQVHDTPDTPTIATLVDWANGADLGRTVTAADTLKNILVKTRQPGGKWQLLGIGIPGDREIDDKRLGASLEPAEFEMLTETDFEANPFLVKGYMGPKALQENGVRYLVDPRVVDGTSWITGADEQGKHVVGLVAGRDFTPDGTIEAAEVRDGDPSPDGAGALVAARGIEIGHVFQLGRKYTDVFSVDVLGENGKPVRPTMGSYGVGVSRLVAVIAEQHHDDKGLRWPAEVSPADVHVVIANKDDTAREGAEGLAAQLDKAGLEVILDDRKASPGVKFKDSELLGVPLVVVVGRGWGEGKVEVRDRFTGESREVAAESALSEIVQTVRG, from the coding sequence GTGATTACCCGCCTCTCCCACCTGTTCCTCCGCACCTTGCGTGACGACCCCGCCGACGCCGAGGTCCCGAGCCACAAGCTGCTGGTCCGTGCCGGCTACGTACGGCGTATCGCTCCCGGTGTGTACTCGTGGCTGCCGTTGGGTTTGCGCGTGCTGCGTGAGGTCGAGCGGGTGGTGCGGGAAGAGATGAACGCGATCGGCGGCCAGGAGATTTCCCTGCCTGCGCTTCTGCCGCGCGAACCCTACGAGGCCTCCAACCGCTGGACCGAGTACGGCGACGGGCTCTTCCGCCTCAAGGACCGCAAGGGCGGCGACTATCTGCTGGGCCCCACTCACGAGGAGTTGTTCGCCCTCACCGTCAAGGGTGAGTACAACTCCTACAAAGATTTCCCGGTCACCCTCTACCAGGTGCAGACCAAATATCGCGACGAGGAGCGCCCCCGCGCCGGGATTCTCCGTGGTCGCGAATTCATCATGAAGGACTCGTACTCTTTCGACCTCACCGATGACGGTCTCATCGCCTCATATCAGGCCCACCGGGACGCCTACGAGAAGATCTTCACCCGTCTCGGTGTGAAGTATGTGATCGTGTCGGCCACTTCGGGCGCTATGGGCGGAAGTGCGTCCGAAGAATTCCTGGCGGAGAGCGAGATCGGCGAGGACACCTACGTCCGCTGCCTCGAGTCGGGCTACGCCGCCAACGTCGAAGCGGTCGAGACACTGGCGCCCGAGCCCATTCCCTTCGACGGGCTTCCTCCCGCGCAGGTGCACGACACGCCGGACACACCGACCATCGCGACGCTCGTCGACTGGGCCAACGGGGCCGACCTCGGCCGGACCGTGACGGCCGCCGACACGTTGAAGAACATCCTGGTCAAGACCCGGCAGCCCGGCGGCAAGTGGCAGTTGCTCGGAATCGGCATCCCCGGTGACCGGGAGATCGACGACAAGCGCCTCGGTGCGTCCTTGGAGCCGGCGGAGTTCGAGATGCTCACGGAGACCGATTTCGAGGCCAACCCGTTCCTCGTGAAGGGGTACATGGGACCGAAGGCTCTGCAGGAGAACGGTGTTCGCTACCTCGTGGACCCCCGGGTGGTGGACGGCACGAGCTGGATCACCGGCGCCGACGAGCAGGGTAAGCACGTGGTGGGTCTCGTCGCCGGCCGCGACTTCACCCCAGATGGCACCATCGAGGCGGCGGAGGTTCGAGACGGGGACCCGTCGCCGGACGGCGCCGGTGCCCTGGTGGCTGCCCGTGGCATCGAGATCGGCCACGTTTTCCAGCTCGGTCGCAAGTACACGGATGTGTTCTCCGTCGACGTTCTGGGCGAGAACGGCAAGCCGGTCCGGCCCACGATGGGCTCCTACGGTGTAGGCGTGTCCCGCCTCGTCGCCGTGATCGCGGAACAGCACCACGACGACAAGGGTTTGCGCTGGCCGGCGGAGGTGTCTCCCGCCGACGTGCACGTAGTGATCGCCAACAAGGACGACACCGCGCGTGAGGGCGCGGAGGGGCTCGCGGCACAACTCGACAAGGCCGGACTCGAGGTCATTCTCGACGACCGTAAGGCTTCGCCCGGCGTGAAGTTCAAGGACTCCGAGCTGCTCGGCGTGCCACTGGTCGTGGTGGTCGGGCGCGGCTGGGGTGAGGGAAAGGTGGAGGTCCGCGATCGCTTCACCGGCGAGAGCCGTGAGGTTGCCGCCGAGTCCGCGCTGAGCGAGATCGTGCAGACCGTCAGGGGCTGA
- the yaaA gene encoding peroxide stress protein YaaA yields MLVLLPPSETKSDGGADAPLDLAELSMPQLTDTREVLVSALVALAADAEASQEALGLGPTQADEIERNAKLWVSPTRPALERYTGVLFDALDAKSFTKAQKSKALSRLAMGSALFGAVRAGDLIPAYRLSGGSKLPGLGTLRSLWKPELSRAITAEADGLVVDLRSGTYQQLGPIPDAVIATVLTEKPDGTRTVVSHFNKHHKGLLARALTLSRAEPQDVRGVARVAAKAGLRVEVASKRELIILTD; encoded by the coding sequence GTGCTGGTGTTGCTTCCTCCCTCAGAAACCAAGTCCGATGGTGGCGCCGACGCCCCCCTCGACCTGGCCGAGCTGTCCATGCCGCAGCTCACCGACACTCGAGAGGTGCTGGTGTCGGCGCTGGTGGCTCTCGCCGCCGATGCGGAGGCGTCGCAGGAGGCACTGGGCCTCGGCCCGACGCAGGCCGACGAGATCGAGCGGAACGCCAAGCTGTGGGTGTCGCCGACCCGGCCGGCGTTGGAACGATATACCGGTGTCCTGTTCGACGCGCTCGACGCGAAGTCGTTCACCAAGGCACAGAAGTCGAAGGCGCTCTCGCGCCTCGCGATGGGATCGGCACTGTTCGGCGCGGTGCGCGCGGGTGACCTGATCCCCGCCTACCGGTTGTCCGGCGGGTCGAAGCTGCCCGGTCTGGGGACCCTCCGGTCGTTGTGGAAGCCGGAGTTGAGCCGGGCAATCACCGCGGAAGCGGATGGCCTCGTCGTCGATCTGCGATCCGGGACGTATCAGCAGCTCGGCCCGATTCCGGATGCGGTGATCGCCACCGTGCTCACCGAGAAGCCGGACGGCACCCGCACCGTCGTGAGCCATTTCAACAAACACCACAAGGGGCTGCTCGCCCGCGCACTCACCCTTTCCCGCGCCGAACCCCAGGACGTGCGCGGCGTCGCCCGCGTGGCGGCGAAGGCCGGACTCCGCGTCGAGGTCGCCTCGAAGCGGGAGTTGATCATCCTCACCGACTAA
- a CDS encoding universal stress protein translates to MIVVGYTPDRYGEAALDHGLAEARLRQTSLVVINSSKGDALADQSFADHTQLQKLEEKLADSGVEHEVRQIVGDEVVDVIIEATTAPTAELLVIGIRDRTPVGKLLMGSTAQRLLLSCRKPVLAVKPE, encoded by the coding sequence ATGATCGTCGTCGGTTACACCCCGGACCGGTACGGAGAGGCAGCCCTCGACCACGGCCTCGCAGAAGCACGGCTGCGCCAGACGTCGCTGGTGGTGATCAACTCCTCGAAGGGCGACGCTCTTGCGGATCAGTCGTTCGCCGACCACACGCAGCTGCAGAAACTGGAAGAGAAGCTCGCCGACAGCGGTGTCGAACACGAGGTCCGGCAAATCGTCGGCGACGAGGTAGTCGACGTCATCATCGAGGCGACGACAGCACCGACCGCCGAGCTGCTCGTCATCGGTATCCGCGACCGCACCCCCGTCGGGAAGCTGCTGATGGGGAGCACTGCGCAACGCCTGCTGCTGTCCTGCCGCAAGCCCGTCCTGGCCGTCAAACCGGAGTAG